The Actinomadura sp. WMMB 499 genome includes a window with the following:
- a CDS encoding DUF305 domain-containing protein — protein MKYAAVALLAACGLLLFARCGAGGPSAGSAAATRGGAGFNSTDVMFLQMMVPHQGQGVRLAALARDRPVRPEVRTLAAAIESTQRSEGARIVGRLRGWERPLRAPADSHHAHGGAVPETTDAELAALARLPAGRFEREFLNLLIAHQDDTVQLARMELGGGEDAWTRELAGKVERSRSAQIERMLALVEPAGRPVRSG, from the coding sequence ATGAAGTACGCCGCAGTGGCACTCCTCGCGGCCTGCGGCCTGCTGCTGTTCGCGCGCTGCGGGGCCGGCGGCCCGTCCGCCGGCTCCGCCGCCGCGACCCGCGGCGGCGCGGGCTTCAACTCGACCGACGTGATGTTCCTGCAGATGATGGTCCCGCACCAGGGGCAGGGCGTGAGGCTGGCGGCGCTCGCCCGCGACCGCCCGGTGCGGCCGGAGGTGCGGACGCTCGCCGCCGCGATCGAGTCGACGCAGCGGTCGGAGGGCGCGCGGATCGTCGGGCGGCTGCGCGGCTGGGAGCGGCCGCTGCGGGCGCCCGCGGACTCGCACCACGCGCACGGCGGGGCCGTCCCGGAGACGACCGACGCCGAGCTCGCGGCGCTGGCGCGGCTCCCGGCGGGCCGGTTCGAGCGCGAGTTCCTCAACCTGCTGATCGCCCACCAGGACGACACCGTCCAGCTCGCCCGCATGGAGCTGGGCGGGGGCGAGGACGCGTGGACGCGGGAGCTGGCCGGGAAGGTGGAGCGGTCGCGATCCGCGCAGATCGAGCGGATGCTCGCCCTGGTCGAACCGGCCGGGCGGCCGGTCAGGAGCGGGTGA
- the dnaE gene encoding DNA polymerase III subunit alpha has translation MSAARNRRQPGGVVDSFVHLHVHTEYSMLDGAAKVGPLMDEVARQGMPAVAMSDHGNVHGAYEFFHAANKAGVKPVIGIEAYVAPASRHHRRPVFWSDDPSLRKSDETTGAGGDVSGRGLYTHMTMWAVDAAGLRNLFRLQSRAWLEGHVQKYPRMDAELLAEHGAGIVATTGCPSGEVQTRLRLGQYAEAVEAAARYRDVFGPGNYFLELMDHGLPIERRVREDLIRIGRDLDLPPLATNDSHYVTESQAEAHDALLCIGTGKRLADENRFRFVGSGYYVKSAAEMRAMWDAEVPGACDNTLLIAERAGDYGEVFAHRDLMPRFPVPDGETEASWLRAEALRGARDRFGDEPPQDVLDRIDYELSVITDMGFPGYFLVVADICRYARENGIGLGPGRGSATGSMVAYCVGITELDPIEHRLIFERFLNPERITMPDVDLDFDDRRREEMIDYVTRRYGDDRVCQIVTFGTIKAKAAVKDACRVLGYPYALGDRITKAFPAAEGGKEIPLAAIHDAGHRRHGEAAELRRMYADEPDVKRVLDTAVGVEGLTRGTGVHAAGVILSSEPLLDVLPLVRPKADGPVVTGFPFTQAEDMGLLKMDFLGLRNLTVIHDAVVGVKANRGVDVDIRTAPLDDATTYELLARGDTLGVFQLDSGGMRVLLRMMRPTTFTDIAAVNALYRPGPMEMDAHTNYALRKTGRQKVEPIHPELEEALEPILGDTYHLVVFQEQVMAIAQQLAGYSLGAADMLRRAMGKKKKEVLDAEWERFSTGMRERGFSADAIKAVWDVLLPFSGYGFNKSHTAGYGLVSYWTAYLKANYPAEYMAALLSSVGDDKDRMGVYLSDCRRLGIRVLPPDVNQSVLDFAAVGDDVRFGLGAVRNVGAGVVDAIVRTRADRGAYTSFDDFLAKVPAQVCNKRVLESLAKAGAFDGLGHHRKGIVAIHERAADAVVDVKRREAHGQDALFGATAGPGAGDTGLAVAIPDGEWDKATLLAHEREMLGLYVSSHPLDGTEPILERHRDRTIAELLASGRADGRVRLSGIISGLQRKVTKRGDPWAIVALEDHDASVECLVFPKSHMLYGHALAEDRVVSLEGRINLRDDTISVYAEEVTVLDVTGPDAAEPPVVITVAEPRVTPRLVADLKGILAAHPGAAPVHLLLRRGGPTSVLFDLVPFRVAPDAALFGDVKSLLGPDSVTRS, from the coding sequence ATGTCGGCGGCGAGGAATCGGCGACAACCGGGAGGGGTAGTGGACTCGTTCGTCCATCTCCACGTGCACACCGAGTACTCGATGCTGGACGGCGCCGCGAAGGTCGGCCCGCTGATGGACGAGGTCGCGCGGCAGGGGATGCCCGCGGTCGCGATGAGCGACCACGGAAACGTGCACGGCGCCTACGAGTTCTTCCACGCCGCGAACAAGGCCGGGGTGAAGCCGGTCATCGGCATCGAGGCGTACGTGGCGCCCGCGTCCCGGCACCACCGGCGGCCCGTGTTCTGGAGCGACGACCCGTCCCTGCGGAAGTCGGACGAGACGACCGGTGCGGGCGGCGACGTGTCCGGGCGGGGCCTCTACACCCACATGACGATGTGGGCGGTGGACGCGGCGGGCCTGCGGAACCTGTTCCGGCTGCAATCTCGCGCGTGGCTGGAGGGGCACGTGCAGAAGTACCCGCGGATGGACGCCGAGCTGCTCGCCGAGCACGGGGCGGGCATCGTCGCCACGACCGGCTGCCCGTCCGGCGAGGTGCAGACGCGGCTGCGGCTCGGGCAGTACGCGGAGGCGGTCGAGGCCGCCGCACGGTACCGGGACGTCTTCGGGCCCGGCAACTACTTCCTCGAGCTGATGGACCACGGGCTGCCGATCGAACGCCGCGTCCGCGAGGACCTGATCCGGATCGGCCGGGACCTCGATCTGCCGCCCCTCGCCACGAACGACTCCCACTACGTCACCGAGAGCCAGGCGGAGGCGCACGACGCGCTGCTGTGCATCGGCACCGGCAAGCGGCTCGCCGACGAGAACCGCTTCCGGTTCGTCGGCAGCGGCTACTACGTCAAGAGCGCGGCGGAGATGCGCGCGATGTGGGACGCCGAGGTGCCCGGGGCCTGCGACAACACGCTCCTGATCGCCGAACGCGCGGGCGACTACGGCGAGGTGTTCGCGCACCGCGACCTGATGCCGCGCTTCCCCGTTCCGGACGGGGAGACCGAGGCGTCCTGGCTGCGCGCCGAGGCGCTCCGGGGCGCCCGCGACCGCTTCGGGGACGAACCGCCGCAGGACGTCCTCGACCGGATCGACTACGAGCTGTCGGTCATCACCGACATGGGGTTCCCCGGGTACTTCCTGGTGGTCGCCGACATCTGCCGGTACGCGCGCGAGAACGGCATCGGGCTCGGCCCGGGGCGCGGCTCGGCGACGGGCTCGATGGTCGCGTACTGCGTCGGCATCACCGAGCTGGACCCGATCGAGCACCGGCTGATCTTCGAGCGGTTCCTGAACCCCGAGCGGATCACGATGCCGGACGTCGACCTCGACTTCGACGACCGCCGCCGCGAGGAGATGATCGACTACGTCACCCGCCGGTACGGCGACGACCGGGTGTGCCAGATCGTCACGTTCGGCACCATCAAGGCGAAGGCGGCGGTCAAGGACGCCTGCCGCGTGCTCGGCTACCCGTACGCGCTCGGCGACCGCATCACCAAGGCGTTCCCGGCGGCCGAGGGCGGCAAGGAGATCCCCCTCGCCGCCATCCACGACGCCGGCCACCGGCGGCACGGCGAGGCCGCCGAACTCCGCCGGATGTACGCGGACGAACCGGACGTCAAGCGCGTCCTCGACACGGCCGTCGGCGTCGAGGGACTCACCCGGGGGACGGGCGTGCACGCCGCCGGGGTGATCCTGTCGTCCGAGCCGCTCCTGGACGTCCTGCCGCTCGTCCGCCCGAAGGCCGACGGGCCGGTCGTCACCGGCTTCCCGTTCACGCAGGCCGAGGACATGGGCCTGCTCAAGATGGACTTCCTCGGCCTGCGCAACCTCACCGTCATCCACGACGCCGTCGTGGGCGTCAAGGCGAACCGGGGCGTGGACGTCGACATTCGCACGGCCCCGCTGGACGACGCGACGACCTACGAGCTGCTTGCGCGCGGCGATACGCTCGGCGTCTTCCAGCTCGACTCCGGCGGCATGCGCGTCCTGCTGCGGATGATGCGGCCGACGACGTTCACCGACATCGCCGCCGTCAACGCCCTGTACCGGCCCGGCCCGATGGAGATGGACGCCCACACCAACTACGCGTTGCGCAAGACGGGCCGCCAGAAGGTCGAGCCGATCCACCCGGAACTCGAGGAGGCCCTCGAACCGATCCTCGGCGACACCTACCACCTGGTCGTCTTCCAGGAGCAGGTCATGGCCATCGCGCAGCAGCTCGCCGGGTACTCGCTCGGCGCCGCCGACATGCTGCGCCGCGCCATGGGCAAGAAGAAGAAAGAAGTCCTGGACGCCGAGTGGGAGCGGTTCTCGACCGGGATGCGCGAGCGCGGCTTCTCCGCCGACGCGATCAAGGCCGTCTGGGACGTCCTCCTCCCGTTCAGCGGCTACGGCTTCAACAAGAGCCACACCGCCGGGTACGGGCTCGTCTCGTACTGGACGGCCTACCTCAAGGCGAACTACCCGGCCGAGTACATGGCCGCGCTCCTCAGTTCCGTGGGGGACGACAAGGACAGGATGGGCGTGTACCTGTCCGACTGCCGCCGCCTCGGCATCCGCGTCCTGCCGCCCGACGTCAACCAGAGCGTCCTCGACTTCGCCGCCGTCGGCGACGACGTCCGCTTCGGCCTCGGCGCGGTCCGCAACGTCGGCGCGGGCGTCGTCGACGCGATCGTCCGGACCCGCGCGGACAGGGGCGCCTACACCTCGTTCGACGACTTCCTCGCCAAGGTGCCCGCGCAGGTGTGCAACAAGCGGGTGCTGGAGTCGCTCGCGAAGGCCGGGGCGTTCGACGGCCTCGGCCACCACCGCAAGGGCATCGTCGCGATCCACGAGCGGGCCGCCGACGCGGTCGTGGACGTCAAGCGCCGCGAGGCGCACGGGCAGGACGCGCTGTTCGGCGCGACCGCCGGCCCCGGCGCCGGGGACACCGGCCTCGCGGTCGCGATCCCGGACGGCGAGTGGGACAAGGCCACCCTGCTCGCCCACGAGCGGGAGATGCTCGGCCTGTACGTGTCGAGCCATCCGCTGGACGGCACCGAGCCGATCCTCGAACGGCACCGCGACCGGACGATCGCCGAACTGCTCGCGTCCGGCCGGGCCGACGGGCGCGTCCGGCTCAGCGGCATCATCTCCGGCCTGCAGCGCAAGGTCACCAAGCGGGGCGACCCGTGGGCGATCGTCGCGCTGGAGGACCACGACGCGTCCGTCGAATGCCTCGTCTTCCCGAAAAGCCACATGTTGTACGGGCATGCCCTCGCGGAGGATCGCGTCGTGTCGCTGGAGGGAAGGATCAACCTGCGCGACGACACGATCAGCGTCTACGCCGAGGAGGTGACCGTCCTGGACGTGACCGGACCGGACGCCGCCGAACCGCCCGTCGTCATCACGGTCGCGGAGCCGCGGGTGACGCCGCGGCTCGTCGCCGACCTGAAGGGGATCCTCGCGGCCCATCCGGGTGCCGCGCCGGTGCACCTGCTGCTCCGGCGCGGCGGCCCGACGAGCGTGCTGTTCGACCTCGTCCCGTTCCGGGTCGCCCCGGACGCGGCCCTGTTCGGCGACGTGAAGTCGCTGCTGGGCCCGGACTCGGTCACCCGCTCCTGA
- a CDS encoding LysR family transcriptional regulator, with translation MDLDLAAVRAFVAVADDRYFGDAAAGLGISQQAVSKRVAKLEADLGTALLRRTPNGAEPTEDGASFLVQARALIALADQAVDLVRSRHRALRVGVLGTRIASAETVRAFHETVPDVGVEMLRSEGLADALTALARGTIDAFFGRALGDLGGIEARPVYLEPVHVLVGRGHPFAALDGVPIADLAGRSLWVPGAVRPETEWADFYRVLAAEFGVRVDTTGPNFGVDDLVERTAASPELITGVGEKIRVPWHRGVVQIPVVEPSPCYPWSLLWHPRNRHPVLPELVAFTREGFRPYRPGRDWIPEPDRPAFTA, from the coding sequence ATGGACCTGGACCTCGCCGCGGTGCGCGCCTTCGTGGCCGTCGCCGACGACCGGTACTTCGGCGACGCGGCGGCCGGGCTCGGCATCAGCCAGCAGGCGGTGTCCAAGCGGGTCGCGAAGCTGGAGGCCGACCTCGGCACGGCCCTGCTGCGCCGGACGCCGAACGGCGCCGAGCCCACCGAGGACGGCGCGTCCTTCCTCGTGCAGGCACGCGCGCTGATCGCGCTCGCCGACCAGGCGGTGGACCTCGTCCGCAGCCGGCACCGCGCGCTGCGGGTCGGCGTGCTCGGCACGCGGATCGCTTCCGCCGAGACCGTCCGGGCGTTCCACGAGACCGTGCCGGACGTGGGCGTCGAGATGCTGCGGTCCGAAGGGCTGGCGGACGCGCTGACCGCGCTCGCCCGCGGGACGATCGACGCGTTCTTCGGCCGGGCGCTCGGCGACCTCGGCGGCATCGAGGCGCGCCCCGTCTACCTGGAACCGGTCCACGTCCTGGTCGGACGCGGGCACCCGTTCGCCGCGCTCGACGGGGTGCCGATCGCGGACCTGGCCGGCCGGAGCCTGTGGGTCCCGGGCGCCGTCCGGCCGGAGACCGAGTGGGCCGACTTCTACCGGGTCCTCGCCGCCGAGTTCGGCGTCCGCGTCGACACCACCGGCCCCAACTTCGGCGTGGACGACCTCGTGGAGCGGACCGCCGCGTCCCCCGAGCTGATCACGGGCGTGGGCGAGAAGATCCGGGTGCCGTGGCATCGGGGCGTCGTGCAGATCCCGGTGGTCGAGCCGAGCCCGTGCTACCCGTGGTCGCTGCTGTGGCACCCGCGGAACCGGCATCCCGTGCTGCCGGAGCTCGTCGCGTTCACCCGCGAGGGCTTCCGCCCGTACCGTCCCGGCCGCGACTGGATCCCGGAACCCGACCGCCCCGCCTTCACGGCGTGA
- a CDS encoding aminoglycoside adenylyltransferase family protein, with translation MGQVDEVLRLLRDTFGPDLVGAYEHGSAVLGGLKPHSDVDVLAVVRRPTAEAERRALVGGLMPISGGAARPVELTVVVETAVRPWRYPPVCEFQYGEWLRDEYERGMVPAPEPSPDLAPLITMALAGEAPLFGPPPSRVFGAVPHADVVRAITGSVPDLLGELDGDARNVVLTLARVWATAATGEIMPKDAAAAWALPRLPAEHRPVLARARAVYLGEEDERWDDLRARLRPHAEFVAAEIART, from the coding sequence ATGGGACAGGTTGACGAGGTTCTGCGCCTCCTCCGCGACACCTTCGGGCCCGACCTCGTCGGCGCGTACGAGCACGGCTCGGCCGTCCTCGGCGGGCTGAAGCCGCACAGCGACGTGGACGTGCTGGCCGTCGTCCGGCGCCCCACGGCGGAGGCGGAGCGGCGGGCGCTGGTGGGCGGGCTGATGCCGATCTCCGGCGGCGCCGCGCGGCCCGTGGAGCTGACGGTCGTGGTCGAGACGGCCGTGCGGCCCTGGCGGTACCCGCCGGTCTGCGAGTTCCAGTACGGCGAGTGGCTGCGGGACGAGTACGAGCGCGGCATGGTCCCGGCGCCGGAGCCGAGCCCGGACCTGGCGCCGCTGATCACGATGGCGCTGGCCGGGGAGGCGCCGCTGTTCGGCCCGCCGCCGTCGCGGGTGTTCGGCGCGGTGCCGCACGCGGACGTCGTCCGCGCGATCACCGGGAGCGTGCCGGACCTGCTCGGCGAGCTCGACGGCGACGCGCGCAACGTCGTCCTGACGCTGGCGCGCGTGTGGGCGACGGCCGCGACCGGAGAGATCATGCCGAAGGACGCGGCCGCCGCGTGGGCGCTGCCCCGGCTGCCCGCCGAGCACCGTCCCGTCCTGGCCCGGGCGCGGGCCGTCTACCTCGGCGAGGAGGACGAGCGCTGGGACGACCTGCGCGCCCGGCTCCGCCCGCACGCCGAGTTCGTCGCCGCCGAGATCGCCCGGACCTGA
- a CDS encoding lytic polysaccharide monooxygenase — protein sequence MRSPRSKAALAAVTLPAASVAVLVASAAPATAHGTMSNPPSRVYVCKNEGPETPDSEACKAAVAAGGTQAFYDWNEVSLLTVDGRHRETIPDGRLCSAGRAKYRGLDLQRADWPATSVSAGPFEITYHATAPHRGSRFEFYITRAGWDPTQPLRWSDLVHLRTFDDVDPVTYTKWTLNLPQRTGRHLVYSIWQRMEYSDEAFYTCSDVDFGGANTPTDPPTDPPTDPPTDPPTDPPTDPPAGTWAAGTAYATGDTVTYGGTAYECRQPHTAIAGWEPATTPALWRAV from the coding sequence ATGCGATCCCCCCGCTCGAAGGCCGCGCTCGCGGCCGTGACCCTGCCGGCCGCGTCGGTCGCCGTGCTGGTCGCGTCGGCGGCCCCGGCGACCGCGCACGGCACGATGTCGAACCCGCCGAGCCGCGTGTACGTCTGCAAGAACGAGGGGCCGGAGACCCCCGACTCGGAGGCCTGCAAGGCGGCGGTCGCGGCCGGCGGCACGCAGGCGTTCTACGACTGGAACGAGGTGTCGCTGCTCACCGTGGACGGGCGGCACCGCGAGACGATCCCGGACGGGCGGCTGTGCAGCGCCGGACGGGCCAAGTACCGGGGGCTCGACCTCCAGCGGGCCGACTGGCCCGCGACGAGCGTCTCCGCCGGCCCGTTCGAGATCACCTACCACGCGACGGCGCCGCACCGGGGCAGCCGGTTCGAGTTCTACATCACCCGCGCGGGCTGGGACCCGACGCAGCCGCTGCGCTGGTCCGACCTCGTCCACCTGCGGACGTTCGACGACGTCGACCCGGTCACGTACACGAAGTGGACGCTGAACCTGCCGCAGCGGACGGGCCGGCACCTCGTCTACTCCATCTGGCAGCGGATGGAGTACAGCGACGAGGCGTTCTACACCTGCTCCGACGTGGACTTCGGCGGCGCCAACACCCCGACCGACCCGCCCACCGACCCGCCGACCGATCCCCCGACCGACCCGCCGACCGATCCCCCGACGGACCCGCCGGCCGGCACGTGGGCCGCCGGGACCGCCTACGCCACGGGCGACACCGTCACCTACGGCGGGACGGCCTACGAGTGCCGGCAACCGCACACCGCCATCGCCGGGTGGGAACCGGCGACGACGCCCGCGCTGTGGCGCGCCGTCTGA